The proteins below come from a single Malus domestica chromosome 03, GDT2T_hap1 genomic window:
- the LOC103429531 gene encoding uncharacterized protein — protein sequence MGGSGVMRSVAKVAGIGGMIRGAPAVPSPTGHSVRKASIPVAATLTAQNYGGGEVAAIGKPASDAVDDFVDWQVVGAGEDDLVMSGGEPMPRVVFDAAPSFKEAKEATAELKDALDKVYLSSPKSTDLGEPSAAADAAGLPLIKNPEPEEMESLLLTRTSVPKHALHAFEMLSRSSEAQNVVASITSDPNIWSAMMENSAVKQFMANKNYNLYTEEHAADTYPASPKKLEDESEKSDSLEDMLGGFMQKIKLTVDKWVNDLSSFIQNIFEPPAAEAEADGGNTGAAVASAFMGLAVMVVMVVLTKRA from the exons ATGGGAGGCAGCGGAGTCATGAGGTCGGTGGCGAAGGTGGCCGGGATCGGCGGCATGATCCGCGGCGCGCCGGCGGTTCCTTCGCCGACTGGTCATTCGGTCCGCAAGGCCTCAATTCCCGTGGCAGCGACCCTCACGGCTCAGAACTACGGTGGAGGTGAAGTGGCAGCGATCGGGAAGCCTGCGTCGGACGCGGTCGATGACTTCGTCGACTGGCAGGTGGTCGGCGCCGGAGAAGATGACCTGGTGATGTCGGGCGGCGAGCCGATGCCGAGGGTTGTCTTCGATGCTGCGCCGAGCTTCAAGGAGGCCAAAGAGGCCACCGCTGAATTGAAAGATGCCCTCGATAA GGTGTATCTTTCTTCGCCCAAATCTACTGATTTGGGGGAACCGTCTGCTGCTGCTGATGCGGCTGGGCTGCCTCTGATAAAAAACCCTGAACCTGAGGAGATGGAATCCCTACTTCTTACTAGGACTTCAGTGCCGAAACATGCTCTTCATGCATTTGAAATGCTGAGTAGAAGTTCTGAAGCTCAG AATGTTGTTGCTTCAATTACAAGTGACCCGAATATCTGGAGTGCTATGATGGAAAATTCTGCGGTCAAGCAATTTATGGCCAACAAGAACTATAATCTTTACACGGAAGAGCATGCTGCAGATACTTATCCAGCTTCACCCAAGAAGCTTGAAGACGAATCAGAGAAATCTGACAGCTTGGAAGATATGCTCGGTGGTTTTATGCAGAAAATCAAGCTTACAGTGGATAAGTGGGTCAATGATTTGTCGTCATTCATCCAGAACATTTTCGAACCCCCTGCAGCTGAAGCTGAAGCAGACGGAGGGAATACAGGTGCGGCTGTAGCATCTGCGTTCATGGGACTGGCGGTTATGGTTGTTATGGTGGTCTTGACGAAGCGTGCTTAG
- the LOC139194788 gene encoding uncharacterized protein, with protein sequence MGGEEVRLWIDRWLLALPSRHPSPSGGVSMTRSTGEETIEHLFLLCPWVNSIWFGGALKYNIQLGSFSSWGVWLHVVFTSNLGSLASKDWVQTYVVVTCWHIWKSRCDYVFNQVPIIPSKVIIGIGISVAEFFNARLVLENSQTVDRGWVRQICRWTPPVSPFVKLNVDASWSRLNNSGFAAVVARDARGDFIAAVRYPIFASCVAMAEALALLRGCELAVSLNFSSVIFESDSLESISCLSNSLLNGNCEAFPILANAWDLGESFQNCRWSWVPRSANMAADFLASFGNLEMCNVVWINRPPSSLIFVLNNDGLPCPH encoded by the exons ATGGGTGGGGAGGAGGTTCGTCTATGGATTGATAGATGGCTGCTTGCGTTACCGTCGAGACATCCATCTCCCTCGGGTGGTGTTTCAATGACCAGGAGCACAGGG GAGGAAACTATTGAGCATCTTTTTCTTCTCTGCCCATGGGTCAATTCAATTTGGTTTGGTGGGGCTCTTAAGTACAATATCCAGTTGGGGAGCTTCTCTAGCTGGGGTGTTTGGCTGCATGTTGTCTTCACTTCTAATTTGGGATCTTTGGCGAGTAAAGACTGGGTTCAGACTTATGTGGTTGTCACGTGTTGGCATATATGGAAGTCCCGTTGTGATTATGTCTTTAACCAGGTCCCTATCATTCCCTCTAAGGTTATTATAGGTATCGGTATTTCTGTTGCTGAGTTCTTTAATGCCAGGTTGGTCCTTGAGAACTCGCAGACGGTGGATCGTGGTTGGGTCAGGCAGATTTGCAGGTGGACCCCTCCTGTCTCCCCTTTTGTTAAACTGAACGTGGATGCTAGCTGGTCTCGGTTGAATAATTCTGGGtttgctgcggtggtggctcggGATGCTAGGGGGGATTTTATTGCTGCAGTGAGGTATCCCATTTTTGCGTCTTGTGTTGCGATGGCCGAGGCTTTGGCTCTGCTCCGTGGTTGTGAGTTAGCGGTCTCCTTGAATTTTAGCTCGGTCATTTTTGAATCTGATTCTCTAGAATCTATTTCATGTCTTTCAAATTCTCTTCTGAATGGCAATTGTGAGGCTTTCCCTATCTTGGCTAATGCTTGGGATTTGGGTGAATCTTTCCAGAATTGTCGCTGGTCTTGGGTCCCAAGATCGGCCAATATGGCGGCAGATTTTCTTGCATCGTTTGGTAATTTGGAGATGTGTAATGTTGTTTGGATCAATCGTCCCCCATCTTCGTTGATTTTTGTCCTGAACAATGATGGTTTACCTTGTCCTCATTAG
- the LOC103429539 gene encoding mRNA cap guanine-N(7) methyltransferase 1 — MKRGYSESSSTSLGPPQSRFKHNPEGDAEFLEDETTKKFARKVADHYSARTNQTLEEREASPIIHLKKLNNWIKSVLIQLYARKGDAVLDLACGKGGDLIKWDKAKIGYYVGIDIAEGSIEDCRTRYNGDADHHQHRKKFTFPAHLICGDCYEVRLDKVLADDAPFDVVSCQFALHYSWSTEARARRALANVSALLRPGGTFIGTMPDANVIIKKLREAEGLVFGNSVYWIRFDEDFSEKKFKSSSPFGIKYKFHLEDAVDCPEWIVPFHVFKSLVEEYDMELVLVKNNHEFVHEYIKKPEFVELMRRLGALGDGNQDQSTLSNDEWEVAHLYLAFVLRKRGEPDRTQVNGRRDIGKMHISKEDVMYISND; from the exons ATGAAACGAGGGTACTCGGAATCGTCCTCCACCTCACTCGGGCCTCCCCAGTCGAGATTCAAACACAACCCAGAAG GTGATGCAGAATTCTTGGAGGATGAAACCACAAAAAAATTTGCACGTAAAGTGGCCGATCATTACAGTGCAAGGACGAATCAAACTCTAGAAGAACGAGAAGCTAGTCCAATCATCCATTTAAAGAAGCTTAACAATTGG ATTAAGAGTGTTTTAATCCAGCTATATGCTCGCAAAGGAGATGCTGTTCTGGATCTTGCATGTGGCAAG gGGGGTGATCTCATCAAATGGGACAAGGCAAAAATTGGGTATTATGTTGGAATTGATATCGCTGAAGGCTCG ATAGAAGATTGTCGTACTCGTTACAATGGTGATGCTGACCATCATCAGCATCGTAAAAAGTTTACATTTCCTGCGCATCTTATATGTGGAGATTGCTATGAG GTTCGCCTGGATAAAGTCCTGGCTGATGATGCCCCCTTTGATGTTGTCAGTTGCCAG TTTGCCTTGCATTATTCCTGGTCTACTGAGGCACGTGCGCGGCGAGCCTTGGCTAATGTATCGGCTTTACTGCGCCCTGGCGGTACTTTTATTGGAACAATGCCCGATGCAAATGTGATTATCAAAAAGCTCAGAGAAG CTGAAGGATTGGTCTTTGGTAATAGCGTCTACTGGATACGTTTTGATGAAGACTTTTCTGAAAAG AAATTCAAGTCTTCGAGCCCCTTTGGTATCAAGTACAAGTTTCACCTGGAGGATGCTGTTGATTGCCCGGAATGGATTGTTCCCTTTCATGTTTTCAAATCGTTGGTTGAAGAG TACGATATGGAGCTAGTTTTGGTGAAGAACAACCATGAATTTGTGCATGAGTACATTAAAAAACCAGAATTTGTGGAGTTAATGCGGAGGCTTGGTGCATTGGGTGATGGTAACCAAGATCAAA GTACACTATCGAATGATGAATGGGAAGTAGCTCATCTCTATTTGGCATTTGTCTTGAGGAAG CGAGGGGAACCTGATCGGACACAAGTAAACGGTAGGAGAGACATAGGGAAGATGCACATATCAAAAGAGGACGTCATGTACATAAGTAATGACTAA